A portion of the Gammaproteobacteria bacterium genome contains these proteins:
- a CDS encoding biopolymer transporter ExbD, whose product MNFSRARQGMEPELNLVPLIDVLLMTLIFLVVTTSFSKESQLRIKLPEATAEASSEQALLRVTIDAHGQFYINDKQLLKPTADALRNAMLQAAGKNKKPGVVIYADGKTPHQAVIHAMDAARRLGFTNLTFATQQQPGQKN is encoded by the coding sequence ATGAATTTTTCTCGCGCCAGGCAGGGGATGGAACCGGAACTCAACCTGGTCCCGTTGATTGACGTGCTGTTGATGACACTTATTTTCCTGGTGGTTACGACAAGCTTTTCCAAGGAATCGCAACTTCGAATCAAGTTGCCAGAAGCAACGGCGGAAGCCAGCTCAGAGCAAGCCTTGTTGCGCGTGACCATTGATGCGCATGGGCAGTTCTACATCAATGACAAGCAGTTGTTGAAACCGACTGCTGATGCCCTGCGAAATGCAATGTTGCAGGCAGCTGGAAAAAACAAGAAACCCGGCGTAGTGATTTATGCCGATGGCAAAACGCCGCACCAGGCAGTTATTCACGCCATGGATGCGGCACGTCGTCTCGGTTTCACCAACCTTACCTTTGCTACCCAGCAACAACCTGGGCAAAAGAATTAG
- the msbA gene encoding lipid A export permease/ATP-binding protein MsbA, translating to MAKTELPKNAALLYRRLITYALPYRKIFAFSVLAMSAVAALDPVKAYILKPLMDGGFIEKDPEIIAWLPYAIIGIFLVGGLARFVAQFSMAWIGARIMFDIRNEMFTHLCRLPAAYYDQNVSGRLMSKVIYDVQQISNATTKALFVVIKDGLSVIWLLGYMVYMNWKLTLLFLIIAPLVGGFVRFVSKRFFKTGLGLQKSMGGISGVVQELTEGHLTVKAYGAEEQESKQFGSVNDKYRRQMVRRASLVALSVPMMEFLAAIGMAVVVHYALNQAASGTLTIGEAISYFGAMMLMLGPVKRLTKVNEVIQLGLAAAHSVFELIDEETEKNAGTIKMQQVDGRVEYNNVSVAYSDDGEVVSDISFTINPGEVVALVGASGSGKSTLANLLARFYLPSKGSISVDGVDITDFDLNNLRSHISFVSQDTVLFNDSIKNNIAYGSADQIDDDRIRKAAAAAHVLEFVDDYENGFDTEVGEKGTRLSGGQRQRIAIARAIYKASPILILDEATSALDTESERLIQDALKVLMRDRTTLVIAHRLSTIEHANRILVLDKGRIVESGTHKELLVHSGVYARLYQNQFRT from the coding sequence ATGGCCAAAACCGAGTTACCAAAAAATGCGGCGCTCTTGTATCGCCGGTTAATAACCTATGCATTGCCGTACAGGAAGATATTTGCATTCTCCGTGCTGGCCATGTCAGCGGTTGCTGCCCTGGATCCCGTTAAAGCCTACATTCTCAAGCCGCTGATGGATGGCGGATTTATCGAGAAGGATCCGGAAATTATCGCCTGGCTGCCTTACGCTATTATCGGGATTTTCCTTGTAGGAGGGCTGGCCCGGTTTGTTGCCCAGTTCAGCATGGCCTGGATCGGTGCCAGGATCATGTTCGATATTCGCAACGAGATGTTCACCCACCTGTGCCGCCTGCCCGCTGCGTACTACGATCAGAATGTTTCAGGCAGGCTGATGTCCAAGGTGATCTACGACGTCCAGCAGATTTCCAATGCTACGACCAAGGCATTGTTTGTTGTTATCAAGGATGGATTGTCGGTGATCTGGTTACTGGGCTACATGGTCTATATGAACTGGAAGCTCACCTTGTTGTTCCTGATTATTGCGCCGCTGGTAGGCGGTTTTGTCCGATTTGTCAGCAAGCGTTTTTTCAAGACTGGCCTGGGTCTTCAGAAATCCATGGGCGGTATTTCCGGGGTTGTTCAGGAACTGACAGAAGGTCACCTGACGGTCAAAGCCTATGGTGCAGAGGAACAGGAGTCAAAACAGTTCGGCTCTGTCAACGACAAGTACCGACGACAAATGGTCCGTCGTGCATCGCTGGTTGCGCTCAGCGTGCCAATGATGGAGTTCCTGGCAGCAATCGGCATGGCCGTTGTTGTGCATTACGCGTTAAACCAGGCGGCATCAGGGACCCTTACCATAGGTGAGGCCATTTCCTATTTTGGCGCGATGATGCTGATGCTTGGCCCTGTCAAGCGGCTGACCAAGGTGAATGAAGTAATTCAACTTGGACTGGCTGCGGCACACAGCGTTTTCGAGCTGATTGACGAGGAAACTGAAAAGAATGCCGGCACGATAAAAATGCAACAGGTCGATGGTCGCGTTGAGTACAACAATGTCAGCGTTGCCTATAGTGATGATGGCGAGGTTGTATCGGATATCAGCTTCACCATAAACCCGGGTGAAGTGGTAGCGCTTGTTGGTGCATCCGGCAGCGGCAAGAGCACGCTGGCCAACCTGTTGGCACGGTTTTACTTGCCCAGCAAGGGCTCGATATCGGTTGATGGTGTTGACATTACTGATTTTGATCTGAATAACCTGCGCTCGCATATTTCCTTTGTCAGCCAGGATACCGTGCTGTTCAATGACAGCATCAAAAACAATATTGCCTATGGCAGCGCGGACCAGATTGACGATGATCGCATCAGGAAAGCCGCCGCCGCCGCCCACGTGCTTGAATTTGTTGATGACTATGAAAACGGATTTGATACCGAGGTTGGCGAAAAGGGTACCCGGCTTTCCGGGGGGCAGCGCCAACGTATTGCCATTGCCCGAGCCATATACAAGGCGTCGCCTATCCTGATACTCGACGAAGCCACATCGGCGCTGGATACCGAATCAGAACGGTTGATTCAGGATGCGCTGAAAGTGCTGATGCGCGATCGGACGACGCTTGTTATTGCTCACCGCTTGTCGACAATCGAGCATGCAAACAGGATCCTGGTGCTGGACAAGGGCCGCATTGTCGAGAGCGGGACACACAAGGAACTGCTGGTGCATAGCGGAGTATATGCGCGACTGTATCAAAATCAGTTCAGGACCTGA
- the lpxK gene encoding tetraacyldisaccharide 4'-kinase, giving the protein MDWLTASWYRPSILRFLLWPVSVVFCALTILRKQLYRLTLLRTHWFPVPVIVVGNITVGGTGKTPLVIKLVELCRKAGYTPGVISRGYGVQAESYPMVLREGHTAASVGDEPLMIFRHTGCRVVIDPDRPRGVGRLLKSQCDIVISDDGLQHYALGRDMEIAVIDGARGLGNRMCLPAGPLREPVTRLADVDMTVISDTSGKNRRAHASAGWRMHLEPRCFVNVFDAGRRQPLDAFRRQRVHAVAGIGNPGRFFLNLSDLGCETEQHVFPDHHPYMLTDMQFGDDRPVIMTEKDAIKFEQYIGQMPAEEYSRYWYLKADVVVDDESAFLKELMSFLEEK; this is encoded by the coding sequence TTGGACTGGTTAACAGCCAGCTGGTACAGGCCATCAATACTGCGTTTTCTGTTGTGGCCGGTATCAGTTGTTTTCTGCGCATTGACAATACTCAGAAAGCAGCTGTACAGGTTGACATTGTTACGAACGCACTGGTTCCCGGTACCGGTTATCGTAGTTGGCAATATCACCGTTGGCGGAACCGGCAAGACCCCGCTGGTGATAAAGCTCGTGGAGCTGTGTCGCAAGGCAGGCTACACGCCCGGCGTAATTTCGCGCGGTTACGGTGTCCAGGCGGAATCCTATCCGATGGTGTTACGTGAAGGGCACACTGCCGCATCCGTCGGCGATGAGCCGCTGATGATTTTTCGACACACGGGATGCCGGGTGGTCATTGACCCGGATCGGCCGCGCGGTGTTGGGCGATTGCTCAAGTCTCAATGCGATATCGTGATATCGGATGACGGCCTGCAGCATTATGCCCTGGGCCGGGACATGGAGATTGCCGTGATCGATGGTGCGCGTGGACTGGGTAACAGGATGTGTCTGCCGGCAGGACCGTTACGCGAACCGGTGACGCGGCTGGCAGATGTGGATATGACCGTCATCAGCGATACATCAGGAAAGAACCGCAGGGCGCATGCATCAGCCGGTTGGCGCATGCACCTGGAACCGAGGTGTTTTGTTAATGTATTCGATGCAGGCCGTCGGCAGCCGTTGGACGCGTTCAGGCGACAACGAGTACATGCTGTTGCAGGCATCGGTAATCCCGGACGGTTTTTCCTGAACCTGTCAGACCTGGGGTGTGAAACCGAGCAACACGTTTTTCCGGATCATCACCCGTATATGCTTACAGATATGCAATTCGGTGATGACAGGCCGGTTATTATGACGGAAAAGGACGCGATAAAATTTGAGCAATATATTGGCCAGATGCCGGCGGAGGAATATAGTCGGTACTGGTATCTGAAAGCAGACGTTGTCGTGGATGACGAATCTGCGTTTTTGAAAGAACTGATGTCATTTCTTGAGGAGAAGTAG
- a CDS encoding Trm112 family protein — MDKKLLEILVCPLCKGPLEYRKDDSELVCKADKLAYPIKNDIPVMLEEEARVLADSDS, encoded by the coding sequence GTGGACAAGAAACTGCTCGAAATCCTGGTTTGCCCGCTGTGCAAGGGTCCGCTGGAATATCGCAAAGACGACAGCGAACTGGTATGCAAGGCGGACAAGCTTGCTTATCCAATCAAAAATGACATCCCGGTAATGCTGGAAGAAGAGGCGCGCGTACTGGCCGATTCTGATTCTTGA